CATGCGGATCTCGGGCGAGGAAGTGATGGTCGACGTCGGCCTCAAGTCCGAGGGCGTCGTGGTCGGCCGCGAGCTCTTCGACCCACACTACATGGAAGACCGCCTCGACCTGGAGATCGGCGACGAGATAGACGTATTCGTCCTCCAGCCCGAGGGTGACGCCGCCGCGATGCTTTCGATCCGCCGGGCATTCCAGGAGAAGCTCTGGCAGGAGACCGAGCGCATATACCAGGAAGGCACGGTCGTCGAGACCCGCATCACCGAATTCAACAAGGGCGGGGTGCTGGTCGACGTCGGTCCCCGCGGATTCGTGCCGATGTCGCAGCTGACTTCGCTCGGGCCGTCGATCCCGCGCGACCAGCGCGAAGAGCTGGCCGAGATGCTCTCGGCCCTGGTGGGCAAGACCATCCGGGTCAAGATCATCGAAATGGACAAGCGTCGCAACCGCCTGATCCTTTCCGAGCGGGCGGCCGAGCGCGAGGCCCGCGCCAAACGGCGCGACGCGCTCCTGGGCCGCTTCAAGGTCGGCCAGGTGGTGCGCGGCCGGGTTTCCAACCTGGCCACCTTCGGCGCCTTCATCGACCTGGGCGGAGCCGACGGGTTGGCTCACATCTCCGAGCTTGCCTGGAGTCGGGTCAGCGACCCGGCCGAGGTCATCAAGGCCGGCGATGAGATCGACGTTTACATCCTGGCTCTGGACCGGGTGGACAAGAAGATCGCCCTGAGTGTGCGGCGCACCAAACCCGACCCCTGGCGGGACATCGAGGCGCGCTACGCGGTCGAGCAGGTCGTCGACGGCACGGTCACCAATCTGGCCACATTCGGGGTGTTTGTACGCCTGGAGGACGGGATCGAGGGCCTGGCCCACGTGGCTGACGTCGAGGACGGGGCCATGGTCGGATTTCGCGAGGGCGACGTTCGCAAGTTCAAGATCCTCAATATCGAGACCCGCCGCCGCCGGATCCGGCTCCTGCCGTCCGACGCCGCGCCGACGCGCGAACTGGCGGACCTGCAGGCTTCCGACAGCGAGGGCGGGACGATCGTGGGTACGGCCGAGTATTCCGGCCCCGAATAAACCGCCCGCAAAACTCACTCGCGCAACCCCAAGAATTTCGACTGGTCGTCGCCACAGAGGCGATCCAACCGCCCGAGTCAACCCGTTATTGGTAACAATTGAGTAGCCGGATCTAGCTGGGGGTTGGCACGTGAACGAGCGACTCGACAAGTTCACTGAACGCGCCAAGAAGGTTTTGGTTTACGCGCAGGACGAGGCTACGCGGTTCAATCACACCTACATCGGCACCGAGCACCTGCTGCTGGGACTGCTGCGCGAGGGAGATGGGATAGCCGCCAAGGCGCTTGGCAACCTCGGCGTCGAACTCAACAAAGTCCGCTCGGCGGTCGAGTTCATCATCGGGCGCGGTGAAAAAGTCGTCGTCCAGGACATAAACCTGACTCCGCGCGCCAAGCGCGTGATCGAGCTGGCGGTCGAGGAAGCTCGCCGCCTGGGCCACAACTACATCGGCACCGAGCACCTGTTGCTGGGACTGGTCCGCGAGGGCGAGGGCATCGCCGCCGGCGTGCTGGAGAGCCTGGGAGTGAACCTGGAAAAGGTCCGCGCCCAAGTTGTGCGGGTCGTATCGCAGGGAACCGGCGAAACCAAGCGGCCCGGCCGCAGCCAGCGCCGCAAGTCGTCTTCGACGCCGGTACTGGATTCGCTGGGGATTGACCTGACCGCCGCCGCGCGGCGCGACGAACTCGATCCGGTGATCGGGCGGGCCGACGAGATCGACCGCGTGATCCACATACTCTCGCGACGAACCAAGAACAACCCCGCCCTGGTCGGCGATCCCGGCGTGGGCAAGACCGCGATCGTCGAGGGGCTTGCCCAGAAGATCGTGGTCGGCGACATTCCCGAGAGCCTGCGCGACCGGCGCCTGCTGACCCTGGACATCGGCCTGCTGGTTGCCGGAACCAAATACCGCGGGGAATTCGAGGAGCGCCTCAAGAAAGTCATCGAGGAAATCCGCAGCTCCAAAGACTGCGTGGTTTTCATCGACGAGCTGCACACCCTGGTCGGGGCCGGCGCCGCCGAAGGCGCGATCGATGCGGCCAACATACTCAAACCGGCGCTGGCGCGCGGCGAGCTCCAATGCATCGGCGCCACCACCGCCGACGAGTACCGCAAGTACGTGGAGCGCGACGCGGCCCTGGAACGCCGCTTCCAGCAGGTTCGGGTGCGCGAATCCACCATCGAGGAAACGACCGAAATCCTGCTTGGCGTCCGCTCCCGCTACGAGGAACACCACGGCGTCGAGATTACCGACGCGGCGGTCGTTTCGGCGGCGGAGATGGCGGGTCGCTACGTGACCGACCGATTCCTGCCCGACAAGGCAATCGACGTCATCGACGAGGCTGCCGCGCGGGTGAACATCCGGGCCGGATCGACCTCGTCGGCCCTGCGCGAGCTACAGCAGAAGATCGAGGAGCTAGTCCGGCACAAGGACGCCGCGATATCGCGATCGCAATTCGAGGAAGCCGACACCCTGCGCGAGCAGGAGCGCGAGCTCCGCGCCAAAGCCGAGGCGATGGAAACCGACTGGCTCGAGAACCGGGCCCGGGAAGCGCCCAAGGTTCAGGAAGAAGACGTCGCCCAGGTGGTCTCGGTATGGACCGGGATCCCGGTCCACCGCATCGCCGAGGAAGAGTCCAAGCGGCTCCTGCACATGGAGGATGAACTCCACCGGACGGTGATCTCGCAGGACGAGGCCATTGCCACCCTGGCCAAGGCGGTACGCCGCGCCCGGGCCGGATTAAAAGACCCCAAGCGACCGATCGGGAGCTTCATCTTCATGGGTCCGACCGGCGTCGGCAAAACCCTGCTGGCGCGCGCGCTGGCCGAATTCCTGTTCGGAAGCCAGGACGCGCTCATCCGGATCGACATGTCCGAGTACATGGAAAGGCACTCGGTATCGCGTCTGGTCGGGGCGCCGCCGGGTTACATCGGTTACGACGACGCCGGCCAACTGACCGAGGCGGCGCGCCGGCGACCCTATTCGGTAATTCTTCTGGACGAGATCGAAAAGGCCCACCCGGACGTCTTCAACGTGCTTCTGCAGATGATGGAGGACGGACGGCTGACTGACTCCAAGGGCCGCACCGTCGATTTCCGCAACACGGTCCTGATCATGACCTCAAATAT
The Chloroflexota bacterium genome window above contains:
- a CDS encoding S1 RNA-binding domain-containing protein; its protein translation is MPTPTAIRRQIREFAPDTDYEELAGMGDLLDHGEHEVRLLTRGELVTGRVMRISGEEVMVDVGLKSEGVVVGRELFDPHYMEDRLDLEIGDEIDVFVLQPEGDAAAMLSIRRAFQEKLWQETERIYQEGTVVETRITEFNKGGVLVDVGPRGFVPMSQLTSLGPSIPRDQREELAEMLSALVGKTIRVKIIEMDKRRNRLILSERAAEREARAKRRDALLGRFKVGQVVRGRVSNLATFGAFIDLGGADGLAHISELAWSRVSDPAEVIKAGDEIDVYILALDRVDKKIALSVRRTKPDPWRDIEARYAVEQVVDGTVTNLATFGVFVRLEDGIEGLAHVADVEDGAMVGFREGDVRKFKILNIETRRRRIRLLPSDAAPTRELADLQASDSEGGTIVGTAEYSGPE
- a CDS encoding ATP-dependent Clp protease ATP-binding subunit, with amino-acid sequence MNERLDKFTERAKKVLVYAQDEATRFNHTYIGTEHLLLGLLREGDGIAAKALGNLGVELNKVRSAVEFIIGRGEKVVVQDINLTPRAKRVIELAVEEARRLGHNYIGTEHLLLGLVREGEGIAAGVLESLGVNLEKVRAQVVRVVSQGTGETKRPGRSQRRKSSSTPVLDSLGIDLTAAARRDELDPVIGRADEIDRVIHILSRRTKNNPALVGDPGVGKTAIVEGLAQKIVVGDIPESLRDRRLLTLDIGLLVAGTKYRGEFEERLKKVIEEIRSSKDCVVFIDELHTLVGAGAAEGAIDAANILKPALARGELQCIGATTADEYRKYVERDAALERRFQQVRVRESTIEETTEILLGVRSRYEEHHGVEITDAAVVSAAEMAGRYVTDRFLPDKAIDVIDEAAARVNIRAGSTSSALRELQQKIEELVRHKDAAISRSQFEEADTLREQERELRAKAEAMETDWLENRAREAPKVQEEDVAQVVSVWTGIPVHRIAEEESKRLLHMEDELHRTVISQDEAIATLAKAVRRARAGLKDPKRPIGSFIFMGPTGVGKTLLARALAEFLFGSQDALIRIDMSEYMERHSVSRLVGAPPGYIGYDDAGQLTEAARRRPYSVILLDEIEKAHPDVFNVLLQMMEDGRLTDSKGRTVDFRNTVLIMTSNIGAKQIKRVGGLGFSGADPEQDDEGFYRDMKSKVTTELKKAFRPEFLNRIDASVVFRSLGRADIDQIVDLELENLRARLREHEIGIQLSAEALGLLAERGYDPDFGARPLRRVIQQLLEDPLAETLLSGELPNGAKVMVERDGDELVTQVLEPLEV